One window of Candidatus Nitrospira kreftii genomic DNA carries:
- a CDS encoding hypothetical protein (conserved protein of unknown function): protein MSEHDLEKLLGGFAADTLTPEEKQRLYSAALRDQALFNSLADEQALKELLTDPVVRHRLLQSVQTTDPTTDGGPASWLDWIRRPAGLAWAGGFAAAVLAIVLGTNIYQESLRQAGRSVAIEEESPRITPTPAPHEPQPASPAIGEPRLKAQTNPKLADTPGKETPVAKKAKQETEMTAKSNEEPTATYSEPDGLQGRSQSTPRTFTQSNQDAPDSADQNRANAPSNSALGPTPANELATAAPTGHVGSGLSARSLFYGDTAEFTSELMTGEQERSDSAQQYERLEQKKRLSRANQTRNLAGATKPLGIRYSLATYGMERSHDDTDARASIQADSTDLMIEANQDGFFQVWGDDGALQPHLLFPLTEQDPISSRLIAHQLRRIPILAVYRTITIRFSRMPFETLSSKDLIEMSRSSVGQLHESSTSMGASGFQELAIYVVHQDPSAGMLVVRIPIHQP, encoded by the coding sequence ATGTCCGAGCATGATTTAGAGAAGCTGCTTGGTGGCTTTGCAGCCGACACGTTGACGCCTGAAGAAAAGCAACGGCTCTACAGCGCGGCGCTGCGAGACCAAGCACTATTCAATTCACTCGCTGACGAACAGGCACTGAAGGAGTTACTGACTGATCCCGTGGTACGCCATAGGCTCTTGCAGTCTGTACAAACGACAGACCCGACAACTGACGGAGGCCCTGCGTCATGGCTCGATTGGATTCGCCGCCCAGCCGGACTTGCTTGGGCTGGTGGCTTCGCCGCAGCCGTCCTCGCAATTGTCCTCGGCACTAACATCTATCAAGAAAGTCTAAGACAGGCAGGCCGATCCGTCGCCATCGAAGAGGAGTCACCTAGAATCACACCTACTCCAGCACCTCATGAACCTCAACCAGCCTCACCTGCGATCGGTGAGCCTCGGTTGAAAGCACAAACCAATCCAAAATTAGCAGACACCCCTGGGAAAGAGACACCTGTCGCCAAGAAGGCCAAACAAGAAACCGAGATGACGGCCAAATCAAACGAAGAGCCGACAGCGACGTACTCCGAACCGGATGGGTTACAAGGACGTTCTCAATCCACTCCGCGTACATTCACACAATCAAACCAAGATGCGCCGGACTCGGCCGATCAAAATCGCGCGAACGCCCCCTCAAACTCTGCTTTAGGGCCTACACCGGCCAATGAACTGGCTACTGCAGCACCTACTGGACACGTTGGCTCAGGGTTGAGCGCTCGCTCCTTGTTCTACGGAGACACAGCGGAATTTACTTCTGAACTGATGACAGGAGAGCAAGAACGTAGTGATTCCGCACAGCAATATGAACGGCTTGAACAGAAGAAGAGACTGTCGCGTGCCAACCAAACGAGGAACCTTGCCGGCGCTACCAAGCCACTGGGCATTCGTTACAGCCTAGCGACTTACGGAATGGAGAGGTCTCATGATGACACAGACGCTAGAGCCTCGATCCAGGCAGATTCGACTGACCTGATGATCGAGGCTAATCAGGACGGCTTCTTTCAGGTGTGGGGAGATGACGGTGCCCTACAGCCTCACCTCTTGTTCCCTCTGACAGAACAAGACCCGATTTCATCACGGCTGATTGCCCATCAGCTTAGGAGAATCCCCATTCTTGCGGTCTATCGGACGATTACAATTCGCTTCTCTCGCATGCCATTTGAAACACTCTCTAGTAAGGACCTTATCGAGATGAGTCGGTCGTCAGTTGGGCAACTTCACGAATCCTCCACTTCCATGGGAGCGTCCGGCTTCCAAGAACTGGCGATCTACGTGGTCCATCAGGATCCCTCGGCGGGCATGCTCGTGGTCCGGATTCCGATACACCAACCATGA
- a CDS encoding hypothetical protein (conserved protein of unknown function), with protein sequence MKREWTAIVLIGAVLTTGCVSNKKYQEALTEADSAKMELEKARQQRVAMEQQVRTLKELNVKFNNEAEAARDELQRIEHGRDAERGTIESRTKELEDKVKALSAQNRNVKQEYQDVKRHNDTLKSLVARYQKELKDRSQSGGSVQAATLTPKQGSSGTASVAPASTSTSMNINKVSANDMILFLGLKQDEADRIVNNRPYRVKGELVAKNVVPKETFDLIKDRISVSP encoded by the coding sequence ATGAAACGCGAGTGGACGGCGATAGTGTTGATTGGCGCGGTGTTGACTACGGGTTGCGTATCCAACAAGAAATACCAAGAAGCGCTGACCGAAGCGGATAGCGCCAAGATGGAGTTGGAAAAGGCTCGCCAACAGAGAGTCGCGATGGAACAGCAGGTGCGGACGCTCAAGGAGCTGAACGTCAAATTCAACAACGAGGCCGAGGCCGCTCGGGATGAACTGCAACGAATTGAACATGGACGTGACGCGGAACGAGGAACGATTGAGTCCCGAACGAAGGAGCTGGAGGACAAAGTCAAAGCGTTGTCGGCCCAAAATCGGAACGTGAAGCAGGAATATCAGGACGTCAAACGTCATAACGACACGCTCAAATCATTGGTGGCTCGCTATCAGAAGGAGCTCAAGGATCGATCTCAGTCAGGGGGATCGGTGCAGGCGGCCACACTGACTCCAAAACAGGGGTCCTCCGGGACGGCTTCCGTCGCTCCGGCATCGACTTCCACATCGATGAATATCAATAAGGTTTCAGCAAACGATATGATTCTCTTCTTGGGGTTGAAACAGGATGAAGCTGATCGGATTGTGAATAATCGTCCCTATCGGGTGAAGGGTGAATTGGTGGCCAAGAATGTCGTGCCGAAGGAAACCTTCGATCTCATCAAGGATCGTATTTCAGTAAGCCCATAA
- a CDS encoding Lipoprotein signal peptidase, with product MRAMCGGRPLSASWLRNMALALVTGSIVLLDQLTKQQIMQTMRLHESIPVIPNLFSLTYIRNPGAAFGLLAGSSNAFRMVFFGLTSIFALGLLSTILVRMPERDWVGRVSVAGILGGAIGNLIDRLRFGEVIDFLDVYVESYHWPAFNVADSAITVGVIFLIIHFAFEKKPDPSTASEPTSFP from the coding sequence ATGCGAGCGATGTGTGGAGGCCGTCCGTTGAGTGCATCGTGGCTTCGCAATATGGCGTTGGCACTGGTGACCGGCAGTATCGTCCTGCTGGATCAGCTGACGAAACAGCAGATCATGCAAACGATGCGCTTGCACGAGTCTATTCCTGTCATCCCCAATCTCTTCAGTCTGACGTATATTCGGAACCCTGGAGCGGCGTTCGGGTTATTGGCTGGGAGCAGCAACGCGTTTCGGATGGTTTTTTTCGGGCTGACCTCGATCTTCGCCCTTGGGTTGCTCAGTACGATCTTGGTGCGGATGCCGGAGCGGGACTGGGTCGGTCGCGTCAGTGTGGCGGGAATTCTTGGCGGCGCGATCGGCAACCTGATCGATCGATTGCGGTTCGGGGAAGTGATCGACTTTCTCGACGTGTATGTCGAAAGCTACCATTGGCCCGCATTCAACGTGGCGGACTCCGCGATCACTGTCGGTGTGATCTTCCTGATCATCCACTTCGCATTTGAGAAGAAGCCAGACCCCTCTACAGCTTCCGAGCCCACCTCATTCCCCTAG
- a CDS encoding Undecaprenyl-diphosphatase, with protein MNEWGPALAVILGVVEGLTEFLPVSSTGHLILVGHALGFTGDVAANAEIAIQLGAILAVIVFEREKIARLLSGAWQEQKVLRSATASEPASWAERIKASMRNHPNLWFVIGLGIAFLPAAALGLAAHGWIKSHLFTPQTVATTSILGGIIILVVEATKRTSQAMSLEQVSPIHAFWIGVAQCASLIPGMSRSGSTIIGGLLAGLDRKVATEYSFFLALPTIIAATLYETWKARGTFTEQDFLALALGMVISFLVAWAVIAAFLTYVQRHTLRAFAYYRIMLGVLVLLVVS; from the coding sequence ATGAATGAATGGGGTCCAGCACTCGCAGTGATTCTTGGAGTCGTGGAGGGATTGACGGAGTTCCTTCCCGTCTCGTCCACCGGGCATCTCATCCTAGTCGGCCATGCTCTTGGGTTCACCGGCGATGTAGCCGCAAACGCGGAGATCGCGATCCAGCTGGGCGCCATTCTGGCCGTCATCGTGTTTGAACGGGAAAAAATCGCCCGGCTTCTTTCCGGCGCCTGGCAGGAACAAAAGGTATTGCGTTCGGCTACTGCAAGCGAACCGGCCTCCTGGGCCGAGCGCATCAAGGCCTCCATGCGAAATCATCCGAACTTGTGGTTCGTGATCGGGCTAGGAATCGCCTTTCTGCCGGCTGCCGCACTCGGCCTCGCGGCGCATGGATGGATCAAATCACATTTATTCACCCCGCAAACCGTGGCGACCACTTCGATCCTCGGAGGCATTATCATCCTTGTCGTGGAAGCCACCAAGCGCACGAGTCAGGCGATGAGCCTGGAACAAGTTTCACCCATCCATGCGTTCTGGATCGGAGTCGCACAATGCGCGTCGTTGATTCCAGGCATGTCCCGATCCGGCTCCACCATCATCGGAGGCCTACTCGCGGGACTCGACCGGAAGGTCGCCACGGAGTATTCCTTTTTTCTCGCTCTCCCGACCATCATTGCGGCCACTCTCTATGAAACATGGAAGGCACGCGGGACATTTACCGAGCAGGACTTTCTGGCACTCGCTCTTGGGATGGTTATTTCATTCCTGGTGGCTTGGGCCGTCATCGCTGCCTTCCTCACCTATGTCCAGCGGCATACCTTGCGGGCGTTTGCGTACTATCGTATTATGCTTGGAGTCTTGGTCTTATTGGTCGTCAGTTGA
- a CDS encoding hypothetical protein (conserved protein of unknown function), whose product MASDTIHVYDTWVNGKNGRIHFDVMTTDEGTALKLAKEYLVGIGEPNAAVTTKECQFCHSEPLVMFSAEQQKQVMEKGGFIVPMPA is encoded by the coding sequence ATGGCTTCGGATACGATTCATGTTTATGATACCTGGGTCAACGGGAAGAACGGTCGCATTCACTTCGACGTGATGACGACGGATGAAGGAACCGCGCTCAAGCTTGCCAAGGAGTACTTGGTCGGCATCGGGGAACCAAACGCTGCGGTGACGACAAAAGAATGTCAATTTTGTCACAGCGAACCGCTGGTTATGTTCTCAGCAGAGCAACAGAAACAAGTCATGGAGAAGGGCGGATTTATCGTCCCAATGCCAGCCTAG